In Streptomyces sp. NBC_00683, the DNA window GTGTCGGGCCCTGCCGCGTCGGTGGCCTCGTCGAGCGTTGTGACGACGCTGACGGAGACGCCACGGTCCTTGAGGAGTTCGGCGACGGCCCGGCTGCCGTACGGGTCCGCGGAGCGGGGATCGAGACGGCCGTGCTGGTCGCCGGAGCTGAGAGCGGCGAAGGTGATGCCCGCGACGACGAGAATGAGGAGGGCGAGGAGCAGGCCTCGGACCCGGAGCCAGATCTGGTGCGGTGTGCGGGACGCGGAGGTGGTGGCGATGGTCGTGGCCTCGGTCATCCGGCTGCCCCTGGGGACGTGGGAGCGGTCAGCAGGGGTTTGGTGTCCTCGAGGTCCTGGTCGAGGGTGCGCAGGCTCAGGTACGCCGCCCGGTCGGCCGTACGGCCCCCGTATGTGACGTCGTCGAAGACCCGTGCGGCGGTGCGGAGCCGGGTGGCATGGGCGGGCAGGAGCCGGCCGGCTTCGGCGGCTGCCTCGTCGGCGGTGCGGCCCGGGCGCGGGTCGAGCACGGCCCGGTCCTCCAGGGAGCGCACGACTGCCCGCATGCGTTCCTGGACGGCTTCGGTCCAGCGGTGGGCCTCCGCGTGCGCCTCGGCTGCGGTGCGGTGCTCGGCCGCGCTGCGGGCGCTGCTGCCGAACAGGGCTTCCGACGGACGGACGGTGCGCTGCGGTGTGCCGAGCCGCCACCAGAGGGCGGCTCCCAGCGCGATGACGACGAGGGCGATGACGACGAGCCCGAGCGGGCCGCCAGGCGCGGATCCGGTGGCACCCTCGAAGAGGTCGCCGACCCATTCCCAGAAGCGGTCGAGGCCGCGCTGGAGAAGGTTCGGATCGTGTTCGTGGTACATCGGGTCGGACAGTTCGTCCTGTGCC includes these proteins:
- a CDS encoding DUF4129 domain-containing protein, with the protein product MTGAGGTTAAQRFIRSGEDIPVDIPRVPAREAAQDELSDPMYHEHDPNLLQRGLDRFWEWVGDLFEGATGSAPGGPLGLVVIALVVIALGAALWWRLGTPQRTVRPSEALFGSSARSAAEHRTAAEAHAEAHRWTEAVQERMRAVVRSLEDRAVLDPRPGRTADEAAAEAGRLLPAHATRLRTAARVFDDVTYGGRTADRAAYLSLRTLDQDLEDTKPLLTAPTSPGAAG